The following proteins are co-located in the Clavibacter capsici genome:
- a CDS encoding DUF1648 domain-containing protein gives MTDTRSMPTGTRVVVVAPGVVLLLALVVAAVALGPSLPARIAVHFAADGTPDGWGSPWAMLAAALGLAAVAVAVAVVVLRAADRRTAATWVAVIDLVAGSLAAGWIVIALRHAAGDGTLPVAWAVVILGVGVLTAGVPFVALVRGASPVAAHDVPSLPVTPTARVAWRAHAGSVWFAAVGAAVVALGIVAGAQTATLDAGTAALSSVPLVLAGLAVLTLARVDVTVDGRGLRVTSSWTRIPVMRVPLDRIESCGWEDVSPGQWGGWGLRLSGRGVAYVTGSGRGLVVRLRGGRARLVTSADAERGAAVLTTLLAARGAA, from the coding sequence ATGACCGACACGCGATCCATGCCGACCGGGACCCGCGTCGTGGTCGTCGCCCCCGGGGTCGTCCTCCTGCTCGCCCTCGTCGTGGCGGCGGTCGCGCTCGGGCCGTCGCTGCCCGCGCGGATCGCCGTGCACTTCGCCGCCGACGGGACGCCCGACGGGTGGGGGTCGCCCTGGGCGATGCTCGCGGCCGCCCTCGGCCTCGCCGCCGTGGCCGTGGCGGTGGCCGTGGTCGTCCTGCGCGCGGCCGACCGGCGCACCGCGGCCACGTGGGTCGCCGTCATCGACCTCGTCGCGGGCAGCCTCGCCGCGGGATGGATCGTGATCGCCCTCCGGCACGCGGCCGGCGACGGGACCCTGCCCGTCGCGTGGGCCGTCGTGATCCTCGGAGTCGGGGTATTGACGGCCGGCGTCCCGTTCGTCGCGCTCGTGCGCGGCGCATCCCCGGTGGCCGCGCACGACGTGCCGTCGCTCCCCGTGACCCCCACCGCCCGCGTCGCCTGGCGCGCGCACGCCGGGAGCGTGTGGTTCGCGGCCGTCGGCGCCGCCGTCGTCGCGCTCGGGATCGTCGCGGGCGCGCAGACGGCGACGCTCGATGCGGGGACCGCCGCCCTCTCCTCCGTGCCGCTGGTGCTGGCCGGGCTGGCGGTGCTCACCCTGGCGCGCGTCGACGTCACGGTGGACGGCCGTGGACTCCGCGTCACGTCCTCGTGGACCCGGATCCCGGTGATGCGCGTGCCCCTCGACCGGATCGAGTCGTGCGGCTGGGAGGACGTGTCGCCCGGGCAGTGGGGCGGCTGGGGTCTCCGGCTCTCGGGGCGCGGCGTCGCGTACGTCACCGGGTCGGGGCGCGGCCTCGTCGTGCGGCTCCGGGGCGGACGGGCGCGGCTCGTGACCTCCGCCGACGCGGAGCGCGGTGCGGCCGTGCTCACCACCCTGCTCGCGGCGCGCGGCGCGGCCTGA
- a CDS encoding GntR family transcriptional regulator produces MLITVDPAAKASLAEQVATQIRYAIARGELASGERLPSARDLAASVEVNMHTVLRAYASLQEDGLIELRRGRGATVIRSGNASFDRLRTLVEELREQAETLGVPLDDLFAMIKGAR; encoded by the coding sequence ATGCTCATCACGGTGGATCCTGCGGCGAAGGCGTCGCTCGCGGAGCAGGTGGCGACGCAGATCCGCTACGCGATAGCGCGCGGCGAGCTCGCGAGCGGCGAGCGGCTGCCGTCGGCGCGCGACCTCGCGGCCTCCGTCGAGGTGAACATGCACACGGTCCTGCGCGCGTACGCGAGCCTCCAGGAGGACGGGCTCATCGAGCTGCGCCGCGGTCGCGGTGCCACGGTGATCCGCTCGGGCAACGCCTCGTTCGACCGGCTGCGCACGCTCGTCGAGGAGCTGCGCGAGCAGGCGGAGACCCTCGGGGTCCCGCTCGACGACCTCTTCGCCATGATCAAGGGAGCACGATGA
- a CDS encoding thiazolylpeptide-type bacteriocin, whose translation MRKKETTVNNLASLAAELDAFEIDTLEVKDYVDYSEMAFGSTCSSSSSSSCSSTCASCCASTSSCATV comes from the coding sequence ATGAGGAAGAAGGAAACCACCGTGAACAACCTCGCATCGCTCGCCGCTGAGCTCGACGCCTTCGAGATCGACACCCTGGAGGTGAAGGACTACGTGGACTACTCCGAGATGGCCTTCGGCTCCACCTGCTCGTCGTCGTCCTCGTCGTCCTGCTCCTCGACGTGCGCGTCGTGCTGCGCGTCGACGTCGTCCTGCGCCACGGTCTGA
- a CDS encoding YcaO-like family protein, whose product MIGIAHATSPAPAGDVGSWTAPSTLVVGSPGADGTADMAELWSRARPAEQADMVRHPDAQRVGGAEVGAVLGSVVRAVADFAVGSGAEGRALWEVDQRSGLTRRAVFDRARDDGASGGRGSSSRTGVLDPTSLRERSLDGWEWEGEGLIDPAAGRLGPAVTDAVEWTTLAPASGATSVQGHRGARRLTWSGQDASFAASRRSAVVEGIERLVGGHQARGGSSTAPAASLGGRAITPLDFDLYPEAAYGVLVERFDARSPHEWVAGTSLVDGGTVMVPRESVYYAQRPEGPRWSLGTSSGCATGSTVEEATVFGLLELVERDTFVNAWYGGIPPVPVVPSTVPGTADMLARVELLGWSTELAALPDEWGIPVFVAAVVASGVRAFGAAAHPDAATAARRALTEAVAYAPDRVREVAARSARVRELRDDPLLVRDLEDHPLLAVPGAHPAYAAVCGDRRDARPLDEVAGEVARGRRPMVPDPRGSADDRAGVPAGEVVEALVGALARTGVETFRVVQTAPFQERLGLTTVMTLAPALSQLDFGWDAQRVRTSSRPERQARLLAPSAATRRRDLPHPFS is encoded by the coding sequence GTGATCGGCATCGCGCACGCCACGTCGCCCGCGCCCGCGGGCGACGTGGGCTCCTGGACCGCGCCGTCGACCCTCGTGGTGGGGTCGCCGGGCGCCGACGGCACCGCGGACATGGCGGAGCTGTGGTCCCGGGCGCGGCCCGCGGAGCAGGCGGACATGGTCCGGCACCCCGACGCGCAGCGCGTGGGGGGAGCCGAGGTGGGCGCGGTCCTGGGATCCGTCGTCCGGGCGGTCGCGGACTTCGCCGTCGGATCGGGCGCGGAGGGCCGGGCGCTCTGGGAGGTGGACCAGCGGTCCGGCTTGACCCGCAGGGCCGTGTTCGACCGCGCACGCGACGACGGGGCATCCGGAGGCCGAGGATCGTCGTCACGGACCGGGGTCCTCGACCCCACGTCGCTTCGCGAGCGCTCGCTCGACGGGTGGGAGTGGGAGGGGGAGGGGCTCATCGACCCCGCCGCGGGGCGCCTCGGTCCCGCGGTCACCGACGCCGTCGAGTGGACGACCCTGGCGCCCGCCTCCGGCGCGACCTCCGTGCAGGGGCATCGCGGAGCCCGGCGCCTGACCTGGTCGGGGCAGGATGCGTCGTTCGCGGCCTCGCGACGATCCGCCGTCGTGGAGGGGATCGAACGGCTCGTCGGCGGACACCAGGCGCGGGGAGGGTCGTCCACCGCACCGGCGGCGTCCTTGGGCGGCCGCGCCATCACCCCGCTCGACTTCGACCTCTACCCGGAGGCCGCCTACGGGGTCCTCGTGGAGCGCTTCGACGCGCGCTCCCCGCACGAGTGGGTCGCGGGCACCTCGCTCGTGGACGGGGGGACCGTGATGGTCCCGCGTGAGTCGGTCTACTACGCGCAGAGGCCGGAGGGGCCGCGCTGGAGCCTCGGCACGTCCTCGGGGTGCGCCACGGGATCGACCGTCGAGGAGGCCACCGTGTTCGGGCTGCTCGAGCTCGTCGAGCGGGACACGTTCGTCAACGCCTGGTACGGAGGGATCCCGCCCGTGCCCGTCGTGCCCTCGACGGTCCCGGGGACGGCCGACATGCTCGCACGCGTCGAGCTCCTCGGCTGGTCGACCGAGCTGGCCGCGCTGCCCGACGAGTGGGGCATCCCGGTGTTCGTGGCCGCGGTCGTCGCGTCCGGCGTGCGCGCCTTCGGCGCCGCGGCCCACCCCGACGCCGCGACCGCGGCCCGTCGTGCGCTCACCGAGGCCGTCGCCTACGCCCCGGATCGGGTGCGCGAGGTGGCCGCGAGGAGCGCGCGCGTGCGGGAGCTCCGGGACGACCCGCTCCTCGTGCGCGACCTCGAGGACCACCCGTTGCTGGCGGTCCCCGGGGCGCATCCGGCGTACGCGGCCGTGTGCGGCGACCGGCGGGATGCGCGGCCCCTCGACGAGGTGGCGGGAGAGGTCGCGCGAGGACGGAGGCCCATGGTGCCGGATCCGCGCGGGTCCGCCGACGACCGCGCCGGCGTCCCGGCCGGCGAGGTCGTCGAGGCCCTCGTCGGGGCGCTCGCGCGGACCGGCGTGGAGACCTTCCGCGTCGTGCAGACCGCCCCGTTCCAGGAGCGGCTCGGGCTGACGACGGTCATGACGCTGGCGCCCGCCCTCTCCCAGCTCGACTTCGGCTGGGACGCCCAGCGCGTGCGCACCTCCTCGCGTCCCGAGCGCCAGGCCCGGCTCCTCGCCCCGTCCGCTGCGACTCGGCGCCGCGACCTGCCGCACCCGTTCTCATGA
- a CDS encoding ABC transporter permease yields MTTTIDTRNRPPRTIPTLARVMATADLRDFATLFFTFVFPAGLLVSLVLGLGDLPSPSGGDSVDEIASNVVAFGVAFVAVFSGSQHIASWRDNGMLDVLRSAPVGSGDILAAQAVVGGALAVVQAVFLVVIAVTPWVGMSLVATAPLAVLGVAVGYFLFFGLGVILANLVPSVNAVTMLSIIVVMAAGVIGGAMMPLPFLPQWIQDVAPFTPVFHIREVLTHLLVGIGDWSQTGLSALYLLGVGALLFLVARITMRLS; encoded by the coding sequence ATGACCACCACCATCGACACGCGGAACCGCCCGCCGCGCACCATCCCCACACTGGCCCGCGTGATGGCGACGGCGGACCTGCGCGACTTCGCCACGCTCTTCTTCACCTTCGTCTTCCCGGCGGGGCTGCTCGTGAGCCTCGTGCTCGGGCTCGGGGACCTGCCATCGCCCTCCGGCGGCGACTCGGTCGACGAGATCGCGTCGAACGTCGTCGCGTTCGGGGTCGCGTTCGTGGCGGTGTTCTCGGGTTCCCAGCACATCGCGTCGTGGCGCGACAACGGCATGCTCGACGTGCTGCGCAGCGCGCCGGTGGGCTCGGGCGACATCCTCGCCGCCCAGGCCGTGGTCGGCGGTGCGCTGGCCGTCGTCCAGGCGGTCTTCCTGGTCGTCATCGCCGTCACCCCGTGGGTCGGGATGTCGCTCGTCGCGACCGCGCCGCTCGCGGTGCTCGGCGTGGCCGTCGGCTACTTCCTGTTCTTCGGGCTCGGCGTGATCCTCGCCAACCTCGTCCCGTCGGTCAACGCCGTGACGATGCTCTCCATCATCGTCGTGATGGCGGCCGGCGTCATCGGGGGCGCCATGATGCCGCTGCCCTTCCTGCCCCAGTGGATCCAGGACGTCGCGCCCTTCACCCCGGTGTTCCACATCCGGGAGGTCCTCACGCACCTGCTCGTCGGGATCGGCGACTGGTCGCAGACCGGGCTCTCGGCCCTGTACCTGCTCGGCGTGGGTGCGCTGCTGTTCCTCGTGGCGCGCATCACCATGCGCCTCTCGTGA
- a CDS encoding ABC transporter ATP-binding protein, whose amino-acid sequence MAVSDVSLSIKGKTILQSVELQVRPGSFHGIIGPNGAGKSTLFDIILGFRAPSSGSVRLLGRAPRPRDPELYRQVGVQPQRTAFFPKLSVREHLTALSDMYGMRRDRVDLMLDVLDLGRHASTRTERLSGGERQRLAIASALVHEPRVLLLDEPTAGLDPTARHNLVELLRSSELDGMTTVYTTHYLEEASRLCDVVSIVDRGRVLVTREPHLLVAETGAQSSILLPAAVHQADMIGALASVAAVDVDSGGVRLRTADTGRAFAELSAAGVDTTSARVTDGSLEDAFMAYTGRNYEA is encoded by the coding sequence GTGGCCGTCTCCGACGTCTCCCTGAGCATCAAGGGGAAGACCATCCTCCAGTCCGTGGAGCTGCAGGTGCGGCCCGGATCCTTCCACGGGATCATCGGGCCGAACGGCGCGGGCAAGTCGACGCTGTTCGACATCATCCTGGGCTTCCGGGCGCCGTCGTCCGGCAGCGTCCGCCTGCTGGGCAGGGCCCCTCGCCCGAGGGATCCCGAGCTGTACCGCCAGGTGGGCGTGCAGCCGCAGCGCACCGCGTTCTTCCCCAAGCTGAGCGTGCGCGAGCACCTGACGGCCCTCAGCGACATGTACGGCATGCGTCGCGACCGCGTCGACCTCATGCTCGACGTGCTCGACCTCGGCCGGCACGCGTCGACGCGCACGGAGCGGCTCAGCGGAGGGGAGCGGCAGAGGCTCGCCATCGCCTCGGCGCTCGTGCACGAGCCCCGCGTGCTGCTCCTCGACGAGCCGACCGCCGGCCTCGATCCCACGGCGAGGCACAACCTGGTGGAGCTCCTCCGGTCGTCCGAGCTGGACGGCATGACGACGGTCTACACCACCCACTACCTCGAGGAGGCGTCGCGGCTGTGCGACGTCGTGTCGATCGTCGACCGGGGTCGCGTCCTGGTGACCCGGGAGCCCCACCTGCTCGTCGCGGAGACGGGAGCGCAGTCCTCGATCCTCCTGCCCGCGGCGGTGCACCAGGCCGACATGATCGGCGCCCTCGCATCGGTCGCGGCCGTGGACGTCGACTCGGGAGGCGTGCGTCTGCGCACCGCCGACACGGGACGCGCGTTCGCCGAGCTCTCCGCCGCCGGGGTGGACACCACCAGCGCACGCGTCACGGACGGGTCCCTCGAGGACGCGTTCATGGCCTACACAGGACGGAACTACGAGGCATGA
- a CDS encoding thiazolylpeptide-type bacteriocin — MNNLASLAAELDAFEIDTLEVKDYVDYSEMAFGSTCSSSSSSSCSSTCTSCCTSTSSCATA; from the coding sequence GTGAACAACCTCGCATCGCTCGCCGCTGAGCTCGACGCATTCGAGATCGACACCCTGGAGGTGAAGGACTACGTGGACTACTCCGAGATGGCCTTCGGCTCCACCTGTTCGTCGTCGTCCTCGTCGTCCTGCTCCTCGACCTGCACGTCGTGCTGCACGTCGACCTCCTCCTGCGCGACGGCGTGA
- a CDS encoding lantibiotic dehydratase C-terminal domain-containing protein → MSTITDAVAGRMPPASLDEGGRWVAYHVFYGGSPDVLLTECLVPLAERLVSSGVVRDWFYINYWLEGSHVRLRLRVGAGTGDAEVDGLVLPEVEAYLARRPSMHPTVRLTDNGFYEQLFLGEFREEDRPQHFDETGAPLFRENNTIERRPYERETHRYGGPRGMLLSERHFVASTQLAARVLERGNQDVRGLLLGIATQLSFVTACALLRDRALVADFFVAYHRRWAAGYSDDTPYTTERGQHEHRATAATLRNRTIPLLGPIVDRDLAGMPELLRDWAEVNLATRDELDVLFAEGALEFDYQDGRRAPESPDAAAWSLCHSLIHMTNNRMMVSVSDEAFIAYQVARAMGADA, encoded by the coding sequence ATGAGCACGATCACCGATGCAGTCGCCGGGCGGATGCCGCCCGCCTCCCTCGACGAGGGCGGCCGCTGGGTGGCCTACCACGTGTTCTACGGCGGCTCCCCGGACGTGCTCCTCACGGAGTGCCTCGTCCCCCTCGCGGAGCGCCTGGTCTCGTCCGGCGTGGTGCGCGACTGGTTCTACATCAACTACTGGCTCGAGGGCAGCCACGTGCGGCTGCGGCTGCGGGTCGGCGCCGGGACGGGCGACGCGGAGGTGGACGGGCTCGTGCTGCCCGAGGTGGAGGCGTACCTCGCGCGCAGGCCGTCGATGCACCCGACCGTGCGGCTCACCGACAACGGGTTCTACGAGCAGCTCTTCCTCGGGGAGTTCCGCGAGGAGGACCGGCCGCAGCACTTCGACGAGACCGGTGCCCCGCTGTTCCGCGAGAACAACACGATCGAGCGCCGACCCTACGAGCGGGAGACGCACCGCTACGGCGGTCCGCGGGGGATGCTGCTCTCGGAGCGCCACTTCGTCGCGTCCACGCAGCTGGCCGCACGGGTCCTCGAGCGCGGCAACCAGGACGTCCGCGGTCTCCTGCTCGGCATCGCGACGCAGCTCAGCTTCGTCACGGCCTGCGCGCTGCTGCGGGATCGTGCGCTCGTCGCCGACTTCTTCGTCGCGTACCACCGCAGGTGGGCGGCCGGCTACTCGGACGACACGCCGTACACGACGGAGCGGGGCCAGCACGAGCACCGCGCCACGGCGGCCACGCTGCGCAACAGGACCATCCCGCTCCTCGGCCCCATCGTCGACCGGGACCTCGCGGGCATGCCGGAGCTCCTGCGCGACTGGGCCGAGGTCAACCTCGCGACGCGCGACGAGCTCGACGTCCTGTTCGCCGAGGGCGCGCTCGAGTTCGACTACCAGGACGGGAGGCGAGCACCGGAGTCCCCGGACGCGGCGGCGTGGTCCCTCTGCCATTCCCTCATCCACATGACCAACAACCGGATGATGGTGTCGGTCTCCGACGAGGCGTTCATCGCCTACCAGGTGGCTCGGGCCATGGGGGCCGACGCGTGA
- a CDS encoding lantibiotic dehydratase, whose product MTAAGVVFDARWQLRLGGLPVSVVDELDDAAHRASFGAFWASLRRIADRQDALSARLHAEIAHRRSAGEDARPLVALRRALFQRDAEAVERSLAVVGAAGTAGLEALLGADAADVRSWLSHDRAHRDRFADTLRAQRDLLRGHASDPGFVRGVALSAPELVAERTRYAQALDTGRSVDKRGKRVERSVMSYVLRAAAKTTPFSTLGPVAFPDAGAVGSPAAPPGSRTTWSVYPLAHVLAVTSAQPDLVGGFRVRMSPYLRRLPETTSVDRATWTFTDVESRDDYAACVEAHVTLRSEGVIKLVEHVLDELGGETTWRGLADALVSAGGIPEDRAVELVTTLMRLGVVVAPALAIDATDEGGFASVLEQLASGGARGTRLAGLLAAYRDAARELAGIAEGEERAAHVRALRGHVADLYAEAGIESGLPRSVVYEDVVVRADDPGIARGLDVGPDVADALVRFIDLLDTSHLRRALLDGYYLHLVEAGEPVDDVAAFLRGLDSELLQSFQEHRIDTVADEDLADDPWLRWGGAWRGEAARRTMLARLRAQQRTLPLVGTDIAREMDAREVDLREELHDLLSGPPLVRAAYRHVNLLVQQDAATGVTVVNDCFGGIGFPLSRFTHGAAHREVGLMADVEAVAGAAGVRLMEISGGTVFSNLNLHEPVLSTRLLVPGDPVRPGSGAVRLESLALRWDERARRVTLVERATGTVVHPEYAGYLVPAATPRLHQSLSLLTPSATISAKPADLLQALPEEGTVVVRPRMALGGIVVVRAAVLLRAADLPAEDPTTQAGNLAWQRFWAHRALPVRSYARVLAEGAARRSKPFLLDAALIVCLSNLASRLRSAGAGATLELTEPLPAPEGAHDLGDGTRRVTEAMLGISVVDIPGEDAA is encoded by the coding sequence GTGACCGCCGCAGGCGTGGTCTTCGACGCCCGCTGGCAGCTCCGTCTCGGCGGGCTCCCGGTCTCCGTGGTGGACGAGCTCGACGATGCCGCCCACCGCGCGAGCTTCGGCGCGTTCTGGGCCTCCCTCCGACGCATCGCCGACCGTCAGGACGCGCTCAGCGCCCGCCTGCACGCCGAGATCGCGCACCGCCGCTCTGCGGGGGAGGACGCCCGTCCCCTGGTCGCCCTGCGACGCGCGCTCTTCCAGCGCGACGCGGAGGCGGTCGAGCGGAGCCTCGCGGTCGTCGGCGCGGCGGGGACCGCCGGGCTCGAGGCGCTCCTCGGCGCCGATGCGGCCGACGTCCGGTCGTGGCTCTCGCACGACCGCGCGCACCGCGATCGCTTCGCGGACACCCTGCGTGCCCAGCGGGACCTCCTGCGCGGACACGCGTCCGATCCCGGCTTCGTCCGCGGGGTGGCGCTCTCCGCGCCCGAGCTGGTCGCCGAGCGCACGCGCTACGCCCAGGCCCTCGACACGGGCCGCAGCGTCGACAAGCGCGGCAAGCGCGTGGAGCGGTCCGTCATGTCGTACGTGCTGCGCGCGGCCGCCAAGACGACCCCCTTCTCGACGCTGGGCCCGGTGGCCTTCCCCGACGCGGGGGCGGTGGGCAGCCCCGCCGCGCCGCCCGGATCGCGGACCACGTGGTCGGTCTACCCGCTCGCGCACGTCCTCGCGGTCACGTCCGCGCAGCCGGATCTCGTCGGCGGCTTCCGCGTGCGCATGAGCCCCTACCTCCGGCGCCTGCCGGAGACGACCTCCGTGGACCGCGCGACCTGGACCTTCACCGACGTCGAGTCGCGGGACGACTACGCCGCCTGCGTCGAGGCCCACGTGACGCTCCGGTCCGAGGGGGTCATCAAGCTCGTCGAGCACGTGCTCGACGAGCTCGGCGGGGAGACCACGTGGCGCGGCCTCGCGGACGCGCTCGTGTCCGCGGGCGGCATCCCGGAGGATCGCGCCGTCGAGCTCGTCACGACGCTGATGCGCCTCGGGGTCGTGGTCGCGCCCGCGCTGGCCATCGACGCCACCGACGAGGGCGGCTTCGCGAGCGTCCTCGAGCAGCTGGCGTCCGGCGGCGCACGGGGCACGCGCCTCGCCGGGCTCCTCGCCGCCTACCGCGACGCAGCCCGGGAGCTGGCCGGCATCGCGGAGGGCGAGGAGCGCGCCGCGCACGTGCGCGCGCTCCGCGGCCACGTCGCCGACCTGTACGCGGAGGCGGGCATCGAGTCCGGGCTGCCCCGGTCGGTCGTGTACGAGGACGTGGTCGTCCGCGCGGACGACCCCGGCATCGCCCGCGGTCTGGACGTCGGGCCCGACGTCGCGGACGCCCTGGTGCGCTTCATCGACCTGCTGGACACGAGCCACCTCCGGCGGGCGCTGCTCGACGGCTACTACCTCCACCTCGTCGAGGCGGGAGAGCCCGTCGACGACGTGGCCGCCTTCCTCCGCGGGCTGGACTCCGAGCTGCTGCAGTCGTTCCAGGAGCACCGCATCGACACGGTGGCCGACGAGGACCTCGCCGACGACCCGTGGCTGCGGTGGGGCGGAGCCTGGCGCGGCGAGGCGGCGCGGCGCACGATGCTCGCGCGGCTCCGCGCGCAGCAGCGGACGCTCCCTCTCGTCGGCACGGACATCGCGCGGGAGATGGACGCCCGCGAGGTGGACCTGCGGGAGGAGCTCCACGACCTGCTCTCGGGTCCGCCCCTCGTCCGGGCCGCGTACCGGCACGTGAACCTGCTCGTGCAGCAGGACGCAGCGACCGGGGTGACCGTCGTGAACGACTGCTTCGGGGGCATCGGCTTCCCGCTGTCGCGCTTCACGCACGGCGCCGCGCACCGCGAGGTCGGCCTCATGGCGGACGTCGAGGCCGTGGCGGGTGCCGCGGGCGTGCGCCTCATGGAGATCAGCGGCGGGACGGTGTTCTCCAACCTGAACCTGCATGAGCCCGTGCTGTCCACGCGCCTCCTCGTGCCGGGCGACCCCGTCCGGCCCGGCTCGGGGGCGGTGCGGTTGGAGTCGCTCGCGCTGCGGTGGGATGAGCGCGCCCGGCGCGTGACGCTGGTCGAGCGCGCGACCGGGACCGTGGTCCATCCGGAGTACGCGGGGTACCTCGTGCCGGCCGCGACGCCGCGGCTGCACCAGTCGCTGTCGCTGCTCACCCCGTCCGCGACGATCAGCGCCAAGCCCGCCGACCTGCTGCAGGCGCTCCCGGAGGAGGGCACGGTCGTCGTGCGCCCCCGGATGGCGCTCGGCGGGATCGTGGTCGTCCGGGCGGCGGTCCTCCTGCGGGCCGCCGATCTTCCCGCTGAGGATCCGACGACGCAGGCGGGGAACCTCGCGTGGCAGCGGTTCTGGGCGCACCGCGCCCTCCCCGTCCGCTCCTACGCGCGGGTCCTCGCGGAGGGCGCGGCGCGTCGCTCCAAGCCGTTCCTCCTCGACGCCGCCCTCATCGTCTGCCTCTCGAACCTCGCGAGCCGGCTGCGCTCCGCCGGAGCGGGCGCGACGCTGGAGCTGACGGAGCCGCTCCCCGCGCCCGAGGGCGCCCACGACCTCGGCGACGGGACGAGGCGCGTGACCGAGGCGATGCTGGGCATCAGCGTCGTCGACATCCCAGGAGAGGACGCAGCATGA
- a CDS encoding nitroreductase family protein gives MSPNTDWSDVPVGDAATRYARLIIDRARVGMPDDTWHADWANAPLTVTDHRTAPLRLVAPLTLGAGLLGDRPVPVSRAVADVCHAAYGTVAARISVNLNDRPEVHARAGSVKWGRGAASGGGRYCVDAYLVHGGDEDLPPGVHHYSAVANGWETLQRHDRTEELRRIQGYPDRAVAYLVLTIDYWRSSFKYSDFAYQATSMDVGTFFGAERELLGDDVAGSLDMEVDETAIADLLGIRADDRGVYAVQPWGRVVAGSVPAGREAATPAPAALPAHSRDVRPVRFPTTAALQRDMAAEAPDRSARELVRCVVPSPARAERARAWRELAERETSFGRFGQGTIPLAALRELLDEGRRAAEAVAGGSPRPTRTAHLVYADRVEGLDAGLYLDEGDGLRRLRDGDHSAFLESTYFLRNYMGRLAACTVLLCGDVVPASAASGVRGYRRTNAVIGAACQALLTRAGRLGVATGTALGFDVAAHSEHAGLDDGMSPMLMIMLGVDAPASGRVHARVLEGARP, from the coding sequence GTGTCGCCGAACACGGACTGGTCGGACGTCCCCGTCGGGGACGCCGCCACCAGGTACGCCCGTCTGATCATCGACCGGGCCCGGGTGGGCATGCCCGACGACACGTGGCACGCGGACTGGGCGAACGCGCCCCTCACCGTCACCGACCACCGCACCGCGCCCCTCCGCCTCGTCGCTCCCCTGACCCTCGGGGCGGGTCTGCTCGGGGACCGGCCCGTGCCGGTCAGCAGGGCCGTCGCCGACGTCTGCCACGCCGCGTACGGGACGGTGGCGGCGCGCATCTCGGTCAACCTCAACGACCGGCCCGAGGTCCATGCGCGCGCGGGCTCCGTCAAGTGGGGCCGCGGCGCCGCATCCGGAGGAGGCAGGTACTGCGTCGACGCCTACCTCGTCCACGGCGGCGACGAGGACCTGCCGCCCGGCGTCCACCACTACAGCGCGGTGGCGAACGGGTGGGAGACGCTCCAGCGGCACGATCGCACGGAGGAGCTGCGGCGCATCCAGGGCTACCCGGATCGGGCGGTCGCGTACCTCGTGCTGACCATCGACTACTGGCGGTCGTCCTTCAAGTACAGCGACTTCGCCTACCAGGCCACCTCCATGGACGTGGGCACCTTCTTCGGCGCGGAGCGGGAGCTCCTCGGTGACGACGTCGCAGGCTCGCTCGACATGGAGGTGGACGAGACGGCCATCGCGGACCTGCTCGGCATACGCGCCGACGATCGCGGGGTCTACGCGGTGCAGCCGTGGGGACGCGTCGTCGCGGGCAGCGTGCCCGCCGGCCGCGAGGCGGCCACCCCCGCGCCCGCCGCCCTCCCCGCGCACAGCCGCGACGTCCGCCCCGTGCGGTTCCCCACGACGGCGGCCCTCCAGCGGGACATGGCCGCCGAGGCGCCCGACCGCTCGGCACGGGAGCTCGTCCGCTGCGTCGTGCCGTCGCCGGCCCGGGCGGAGCGGGCACGCGCATGGCGCGAGCTCGCGGAGCGCGAGACGAGCTTCGGCCGGTTCGGCCAGGGGACCATCCCCCTCGCCGCGCTGCGGGAGCTCCTCGACGAGGGCCGCCGAGCCGCGGAGGCCGTCGCCGGAGGCAGTCCGCGCCCGACCCGCACCGCCCACCTCGTGTACGCCGACCGGGTCGAGGGGCTCGACGCGGGTCTCTACCTGGACGAGGGGGACGGCCTGCGGCGCCTCCGCGACGGCGACCACTCCGCCTTCCTCGAGAGCACCTACTTCCTGCGCAACTACATGGGCCGCCTCGCGGCGTGCACGGTCCTGCTGTGCGGTGACGTGGTGCCGGCCTCCGCCGCCTCCGGCGTGCGCGGCTACCGCCGCACGAACGCCGTCATCGGCGCCGCGTGCCAAGCCCTGCTCACCCGCGCGGGCCGGCTCGGCGTGGCGACGGGCACGGCGCTCGGCTTCGACGTGGCCGCGCACTCGGAGCACGCGGGCCTCGACGACGGCATGTCGCCCATGCTCATGATCATGCTGGGCGTGGACGCGCCGGCCTCCGGCCGCGTCCATGCCCGCGTCCTCGAGGGGGCGCGACCGTGA